A single region of the Branchiostoma lanceolatum isolate klBraLanc5 chromosome 1, klBraLanc5.hap2, whole genome shotgun sequence genome encodes:
- the LOC136442721 gene encoding E3 ubiquitin-protein ligase RNF185-like, whose product MSSADVTGDGAGAEGEGGADVDQGTYECNICLDTARDAVVSLCGHLFCWPCLHQWLETRPNRQLCPVCKAGISRDKVIPLYGRGGSQMDPRTKTPPRPQGQRPEPENNHGGWTFGDGGFQMSFGIGAFPFGFFASAFNFNDGRPGPAPPGTPQAEEERVLSTLFLWIALIFMFWLLMA is encoded by the exons ATGTCGTCGGCTGATGTGACGGGTGATGGCGCAGGGGCCgagggagagggaggggcgGACGTGGACCAGGGGACGTACGAGTGCAATATCTGCCTGGACACGGCCAGGGACGCAGTGGTCAGCTTGTGCGGACACCTGTTCTG TTGGCCCTGTCTTCATCAG TGGTTGGAGACCAGACCTAACAGACAGCTGTGTCCTGTGTGTAAGGCTGGCATCAGCAGGGACAAGGTCATCCCACTGTACGGGAGGGGAGGGTCACAGATGGATCCcag AACAAAAACACCGCCCAGACCACAGGGGCAGAGACCAGAACCAGAAAATAACCATGGG GGCTGGACATTTGGAGATGGGGGGTTCCAGATGTCCTTCGGAATTGGAGCCTTTCCTTTTGGTTTCTTTGCCTCAGCGTTTAACTTCAACGATGGAAGGCCAGGGCCAG CTCCCCCAGGCACACCACAAGCAGAGGAGGAGAGAGTCCTGTCCACCTTGTTCCTCTGGATCGCTCTTATTTTCATGTTCTGGCTCCTCATGGCATGA